Proteins found in one Panicum hallii strain FIL2 chromosome 4, PHallii_v3.1, whole genome shotgun sequence genomic segment:
- the LOC112890521 gene encoding putative 4-coumarate--CoA ligase-like 8 produces MDTEAHLTAGYCAATGTYSSRHPPLATAAAASFPDYLFPRLLTFPPDRPAFVDASTGATLSFPELRTLSLKAAAALSALGLRRGHVALLLAPSSLHFPVVSLGVLSLGAVLSTANPLLTPRELADQARDSEPFLALTTAELAPKLGSLLAASRIVLVDQLLAGLAGHDAWEAGASGIGRDDPALLFYSSGTTGRSKGVVSTHGNVIAAAAFLQHVWRRRGGGDAEDVYGCVLPMFHMFGFSAFVLGTPAIGASAVLVPGRFSVDRLMAAMEEHRVTRLLAVPPMVVQMAKKLAAGEPSPTSSARRLCLREVVSSGAPLQRDHMARFASCFPRVSLVQCYGLTETTGIVTMCDLSPLPHGNGNGDGVESSNEPPPASISIGRLVPSTEARIVDAESGESLPPNRVGELWIRGPTVMQGYLRREEATAAALVTDGGGRRWLRTGDLCSVDSRGLVHVVDRIKELIKYKAYQVAPAELEDVLAAHPDIHDAAVAPYPDEEAGEIPVACVVRKPGSNQPQAQDVLSFVQSKVAPYKKVRRVVFVDCIPRSPSGKILRAQLKSFLRTTTCEMHGGAELQATTRV; encoded by the exons ATGGACACGGAAGCGCACCTCACCGCCGGCTACTGCGCCGCCACCGGCACCTACAGCAGCCGCCACCCTCCactcgccacggccgccgccgcctcgttcCCCGACTACCTCTTCCCGCGCCTGCTGACGTTTCCTCCTGACAGGCCGGCCTTCGTCGACGCGTCCACCGGCGCCACCCTCTCCTTCCCGGAACTCCGCACGCTCTCCCTCAAGGCAGCCGCCGCGCTCTCCGCGCTGGGCCTCCGCCGCGGCCACGtcgccctcctcctcgcgcCCAGCTCGCTCCACTTCCCCGTCGTCTCCCTCGGCGTGCTCTCCCTCGGCGCCGTGCTCTCCACCGCCAACCCGCTCCTCACGCCCCGCGAGCTTGCCGACCAGGCCCGCGACTCGGAGCCTTTCCTCGCGCTCACCACCGCCGAGCTCGCCCCCAAGCTCGGCTCCCTGCTGGCCGCCTCGCGGATCGTCCTCGTCGACCAGCTCCTCGCCGGCCTCGCCGGCCACGACGCGTGGGAGGCTGGCGCGTCCGGCATCGGCCGCGACGACCCGGCGCTGCTCTTCTACTCTTCGGGCACGACGGGGAGGAGCAAGGGCGTCGTCAGCACGCACGGCAACGTCATCGCCGCGGCCGCGTTCCTCCAGCACGTctggcggcgccgcggcggcggcgacgcggagGACGTGTACGGGTGCGTGCTGCCCATGTTCCACATGTTCGGCTTCTCGGCGTTCGTTCTCGGCACCCCGGCTATCGGAGCTTCGGCGGTGCTGGTCCCCGGCAGGTTCTCGGTGGACAGGCTGATGGCAGCGATGGAAGAGCACAGGGTCACCAGGCTCCTGGCGGTGCCACCCATGGTCGTTCAGATGGCGAAGAAGCTCGCCGCCGGAGAGCCGTCGCCGACATCATCAGCGCGACGCCTGTGCCTGAGGGAGGTCGTGTCTTCCGGAGCGCCGCTGCAGCGCGATCACATGGCGCGCTTCGCCAGCTGCTTCCCGCGGGTGAGCCTTGTTCAG TGCTACGGGCTAACTGAGACGACGGGGATCGTCACCATGTGCGACCTCTCGCCGTTGCCGCACGGCAACGGCAACGGCGACGGCGTCGAGTCCTCCAacgagccgccgccggcgtcgatCTCCATCGGGCGCCTGGTTCCGAGCACGGAGGCGAGGATCGTGGACGCCGAGTCCGGCGAGTCCCTCCCGCCGAACCGCGTCGGTGAGCTGTGGATCCGGGGGCCCACCGTGATGCAGGGCTACCTGCGCCGCGAGGAGGCCACGGCCGCGGCTCTGGtcaccgacggcggcggccgccggtgGCTGCGCACTGGCGACCTCTGCTCCGTCGACTCCCGCGGCCTCGTCCACGTGGTGGACCGGATCAAGGAGCTCATCAAGTACAAGGCCTACCAGGTGGCGCCGGCCGAGCTCGAGGACGTCCTCGCCGCCCACCCAGACATCCACGACGCCGCTGTTGCGCC GTATCCTGACGAGGAGGCTGGCGAGATCCCGGTGGCTTGCGTGGTGAGGAAACCAGGGAGCAACCAGCCGCAGGCGCAGGACGTCCTCTCCTTCGTTCAGAGCAAAGTGGCGCCGTACAAGAAGGTGAGGAGAGTGGTGTTCGTCGACTGCATCCCCCGGTCACCTTCCGGCAAGATCCTCAGGGCGCAGCTCAAGTCGTTCCTGCGTACTACGACATGTGAAATGCATGGAGGAGCAGAGCTGCAAGCTACAACTCGTGTCTAG
- the LOC112890905 gene encoding transcription termination factor MTERF8, chloroplastic-like: protein MVVSHLRAALSRILRSPSRLPASSHDPPLVFLQSSAAAASSSGSFAAEDYLVSRCGLTQAQALKAAAKISHLPSRARPDAVLAYLESTLGIPAAGVARVVVMDPTFLCADVEQTLARRVADLHDLGLSRDEIARLVPLAPNSFRNRFLRSNLEFWLAELGSFDKLLKVLRSCSGLLSMDLDKVARPNVDFLRQCGQDISEIAGTNLYISRIFTMKPEVLKETVQRAEELGVERGARMFRRALAVVAFTDSEVVARRIQLLHNAGFSKDDVLAIARKQPLVLGLSEQKVQVNVDFLLKDVGLEVSYIVRRPVLLMYSVERRLLPRHCLLKVLREKGLLKGEPDYYGTASMGEKIFVEKYVHPFKNHVPGLTDDYVSKCWGKAMDGIRSQKTD, encoded by the coding sequence ATGGTGGTATCACACCTGCGAGCGGCCCTCTCCCGCATCCTCCGCTCCCCATCCCGCCTTCCCGCCTCCTCGCACGACCCTCCCCTTGTCTTCCTCCAGTCTTCCGCTGCCGCCGCGTCCTCTTCCGGCTCCTTCGCGGCGGAGGACTACCTCGTCTCCCGCTGCGGCCTCACCCAGGCGCAGGCGCTCAAGGCCGCCGCCAAGATCTCCCACCTCCCTTCCCGCGCCAGGCCTGACGCCGTGCTCGCCTACCTCGAGAGCACCCTCGGaatccccgccgccggcgtcgccaggGTCGTCGTCATGGACCCGACCTTCCTCTGCGCCGACGTGGAGCAGACCCTGGCCCGGCGCGTTGCCGACCTGCACGACCTCGGCCTGTCGCGGGACGAGATCGCGCGCCTCGTTCCCCTCGCCCCCAACTCCTTCCGCAACAGGTTCCTCCGCAGCAATCTCGAGTTCTGGCTTGCCGAGCTCGGGTCCTTCGACAAGCTCCTGAAGGTCCTCAGGTCGTGCTCCGGCCTTCTCAGCATGGATCTGGACAAGGTTGCCAGGCCCAACGTGGACTTCCTCCGGCAATGCGGCCAGGACATCTCTGAGATTGCTGGCACCAATCTCTACATCAGTCGGATCTTCACCATGAAACCGGAAGTTCTCAAGGAGACTGTCCAGCGAGCGGAGGAGTTGGGCGTCGAGCGTGGTGCCAGAATGTTCCGCCGCGCTCTTGCTGTGGTTGCTTTTACTGACAGTGAGGTCGTTGCCAGGAGAATACAGCTGTTACACAATGCTGGGTTCTCAAAGGATGATGTGCTGGCGATTGCGAGGAAGCAGCCTCTCGTTCTGGGCTTGTCTGAGCAAAAGGTTCAGGTAAATGTGGATTTCTTGCTGAAGGATGTCGGTCTGGAGGTATCCTATATTGTGCGAAGACCAGTGCTGCTCATGTATAGTGTTGAGCGGCGGTTGTTGCCCAGGCATTGCTTGCTCAAAGTTCTCAGGGAGAAGGGTCTGCTGAAGGGTGAGCCGGACTACTATGGCACTGCCTCAATGGGTGAGAAGATTTTTGTGGAGAAGTATGTGCATCCTTTCAAGAACCATGTCCCAGGCCTCACCGATGACTATGTCTCCAAATGTTGGGGGAAGGCAATGGATGGAATTCGTAGCCAAAAGACTGACTGA
- the LOC112889268 gene encoding protein decapping 5-like, giving the protein MAAAAGAPESYIGSVISLTSKSEIRYEGVLYTINTEESSIGLRNVRSFGTEGRKKDGQQIPASDKIYEYILFRGSDIKDLQVKSSPPAQPATLHNDPAIIQSHYPRPVSLSTNLPPAASTTSADTTSHNAPSAIQMPPPFQGNLPPFQPGASLQSWNSSPMPSSANGAGLTMPPMYWPGYYTPPTGFPHLQPPLFLRPPHSLTVPQALQPPVQYPGLNGSLPAGFPSMPELPSFLQPGNSNSLSQSLGVSTSVSVPASSSTSTTDSSGSQLPNKLSSISASVFSMGLTPPSVSPSISTVEPSMLVSQGMPSLVNSKPVALPDSSVPSLSSDKPASVPAASVPTYLPSSQPPSANDASPVNVAEQVTLVTPGQLLPTASSTVTPSQALQTASATVPSSKVASSTVPSSQATSSLVPSSQATSSAPSPLKVASSSVLSEEMQVIGENKAVKQREWKAKQPAVAPSGNKEPLLPAPKPILEKPVGASSYVQYNNRGRGRGRGRGRGNGLSRPITKFTEDFDFMAMNEKFNKDEVWGHLGKSTGQLNDDPNDYEDDVPEDEISPRKPEAKPVYVKDDFFDSLSCNTIDNGGRSGRIKFSEQRKIDTETFGDSARHRPMGMRGGRGPHGGGGPRGRGYYGRGYGYMGRGRGYSYPNHQS; this is encoded by the exons atggcggcggcggcgggggcgccggaGTCGTACATCGGGAGCGTGATCAGCCTCACGTCCAAGAGCGAGATCCGGTACGAGGGCGTCCTCTACACCATCAACACCGAGGAGTCCAGCATCGGGCTCAGGAACG TTCGCTCATTTGGAACTGAAGGTCGTAAGAAGGATGGCCAACAGATTCCTGCCAGCGACAAGATATATGAATACATACTCTTTCGAGGGAGTGATATAAAG GATCTGCAAGTCAAATCCTCTCCACCAGCTCAGCCGGCAACTTTACACAATGATCCTGCGATTATTCAG TCACATTATCCTCGTCCAGTCTCGTTGTCTACAAACTTGCCTCCCGCTGCAAGCACAACATCAGCTGATACTACTTCACACAATGCTCCATCTGCAATTCAGATGCCACCACCATTTCAAGGGAATTTGCCACCTTTCCAACCTGGCGCGAGCTTACAGTCATGGAACTCATCACCTATGCCATCATCAGCAAATGGCGCCGGCCTAACAATGCCACCAATGTACTGGCCAGGATATTACACACCACCTACTGGGTTTCCTCATCTTCAGCCACCACTCTTTCTTCGGCCACCGCACAGTTTGACAGTTCCACAGGCTCTGCAGCCTCCTGTCCAGTATCCTGGGCTTAATGGATCCTTACCAGCTGGGTTTCCAAGTATGCCAGAGCTTCCTTCTTTTCTTCAACCTGGTAATAGTAATAGTCTAAGTCAATCTTTAGGTGTCTCGACATCAGTGTCAGTACCTGCTTCATCGAGTACATCAACAACTGATTCATCAGGAAGCCAACTGCCAAATAAGCTATCCTCCATTTCCGCTTCTGTGTTTTCTATGGGTTTAACTCCCCCGTCTGTGAGTCCTTCAATTTCTACAGTTGAACCCTCCATGCTCGTGTCGCAAGGCATGCCTTCTTTGGTGAACAGTAAGCCAGTAGCTCTACCTGACTCCTCTGTGCCATCTCTCTCCAGTGATAAGCCTGCGAGTGTACCTGCTGCTTCAGTGCCAACCTATCTACCTTCCTCTCAGCCACCTTCTGCTAATGATGCATCACCAGTCAATGTTGCGGAGCAAGTTACATTGGTAACTCCTGGTCAACTTCTGCCAACTGCTTCCTCCACAGTTACTCCATCTCAGGCTTTGCAAACTGCTTCTGCAACGGTTCCATCCTCTAAGGTTGCCTCCTCCACGGTTCCATCCTCTCAGGCAACCTCCTCTCTGGTTCCATCCTCTCAGGCTACTTCGTCTGCACCTTCACCCTTGaaggttgcttcctcttctgttTTGTCAGAAGAGATGCAAGTGATAGGTGAAAATAAAGCAGTTAAGCAGCGCGAATGGAAGGCAAAACAACCTGCAGTTGCTCCGTCCGGAAATAAGGAGCCTCTATTGCCAGCACCAAAGCCTATACTTGAGAAG CCTGTTGGAGCTTCCTCATATGTTCAGTACAACAACAGAGgccgaggaagaggaagaggtcGTGGTAGAGGAAATGGG CTTTCACGTCCCATAACCAAGTTCACAGAGGACTTCGATTTCATGGCAATGAATGAGAAGTTCAACAAAGATGAAGTATGGGGTCATCTTGGTAAAAGTACAGGACAGTTAAATGATGATCCAAATGATTATGAAGATGATGTTCCAGAAGATGAGATATCTCCTAGAAAGCCAGAAGCTAAG CCCGTGTATGTTAAAGATGACTTCTTTGATTCACTCTCGTGTAACACAATTGACAATGGAGGGAGGAGTGGAAGGATTAAATTCTCTGAGCAGAGAAAAATAGATACCGAG ACCTTCGGTGACTCGGCAAGGCATCGACCAATGGGCATGCGAGGAGGGAGGGGGCCCCATGGTGGGGGTGGTCCTCGTGGTCGCGGCTATTATGGTAGAGGATATGGATATATGGGTAGGGGGCGTGGCTACTCTTACCCTAACCACCAATCATGA